Genomic segment of Gigantopelta aegis isolate Gae_Host chromosome 10, Gae_host_genome, whole genome shotgun sequence:
GCTCAAATCATGAAATTAGTTCGTCGTTTAGTATTAGTGACACTTAAtcataacatatattttaaagccAAACATATACCAGGCTACACAAATGTGGTTGCTGAGAAATTGTCACGTTTCAAATTACAGGAGGTGTTTCAAGTCGCACCCTGGATGAAAAGGCAGCCACTCAAAGTCAAGCCTCGACAGATGAAGTTGTAATGCATCAACTGTTGACAAATTCACTTGCTCCATCGACAGTAAACTTGTATAAGCGTGTACTATCTCATTTTACCCAATTTCACACTCGAGAACAACCTAATTGTAATATCTTTCCTGTTTCACAAATGTTTCTGGCAAAATATATCACACATTTGTTCTTAAGTAATTTGAGCTCGGCTACTATTTATAGTTACGTATCTGCTATCAGCTTCGTACATAAGCTCGAAAACATCCAGGATCCGACACAGAATTACTTCATTAAACGGCTCTTAAAGGGTGTTCACAATATGAATGGCCACACTGATTGCAGAATGCAGAATGCCTATAACATTGGAGATCTACAGACATGGTAATAACATCATGGTATAAAGCCCTAATGTATCGTGCAATGTTTTGACTTGCATTTCATGCATTTCTTCGAATCGGAGAACTCACAGTCAAGAAACAAAATTCTGTTGACAAAGTCCTTCAAAATTCAGACATTACATTTCAatggaatgaaaacaaaaaagaactcTTATCCATGACAGGTACCataacaaattataaacatagTGATCTGCGTCCATTCGTCATTGAGATTCCAACATCTAGACCATAACTGTACTGCCCAGTTAGATGCTTACATAAGTATGTAAATATAAGCGGGCCGTTATTCCAATTTGCAGATGGCTCTCCGGTACcgtactgtcacggggattctataatacccgtaactgaataaaacacgattatccaaatatctctcctaactgtatatctattagatctctctgtaacaggcagttatataCCCGCATTGGCTCGTCtgggtatgatcagagatacgatcttatataaagtatatattattatagcacgtttagttcactagaaaacacaacaaaaacacaatacactttggaatctgtattaacctacgctgacaaatgtactgccgcagtagttaattaataataacaacccagaactgatcacttaattagttaatctctaggtgtctagtttacacaatatgctaatcacttcaccgtgacacaacacccacacgtgtgacaattgagaaacgcttccaggggaacttaattaataaaggaattacaacaccattcctaactggttaatttttaattaaccctaactactcattcaataaccttgtaatacagacttaatactggtacctatcacaataaagacaataacctacagtttacctaggtcctctaggacgactggctaagctttatattaccaaatactcgtatgtTAGAACAAtcagtctacgatttacttcatcagatgaccgaagacactgtctaaagaatattggtataatacagtattaaaatatttaaagtcacatcaatcacatcaaggttatacacagagcagaaaatatatatttaccaaagtcccgtctgaactaatatagatcgttcagtggacgacgtccgtgatcccctggagccttcctagttctcccagatatctctaaaccctagctatttattataaaatcgaatatcgcctgggggtagaaggcggtcctccccctatcaagtgatatatccccaactcccagagacgcatttttctctttgatcgccagacttactgtcgccattccgcgagcaatcccctggtcataaacagcactaccggagatattacgtaactactagccacatggcctccacacctgctctgggtgtgtattagaaaagctcgaggaccgtcgcgcagaagtattacgtaacaagttgcccacctggctaagtgcaatttggaactgcacacggccttctaaaacaattaatatcgccacaggcgaaaacaaaattaagagcatgttccgtcacacgtACACTTACTTTTGTGCAAGCCTAAGGTCAATATTAAGGTTTCTAAAGCTGGATACCAACAGCTATAAAGGCCACAGCTTCAGAATTGGAGCAGCAACTGCTGCAGCAGCAAGAGGTGTACATACTGCATTAATCCAAAAAATGGGAAAGGTGGAAATCCGATGCAGTGAAGGGTTATATACGAATGGATAGATTCTAAATAATAACTGTCCACTCTTTGACGATCCACATTACTACACACGCAAGGTTCACTGTGAGGGTCAGCACTGCCTGCctcaataacaaaaaaaaatatttgttcttgTACGATTAATGGACGTTGCTCTAGAGTGCTAAGAACACAATGGGAACATATAACACGGTGAACGTCAGTACTGCCTGGTTCACTGTCATAATTGCATAACACATTTATGTTAGTATATCGGGTAACTGATAGTGTATGTTAGTAGCGAACAATTCATTATCAGCATTGACGAGGTCTCCGTTCGAACATGTCAGTATGATGTATTGTGTAAAGGATGGTGAATGTCAGTATTGCCTGGTTCACTGTCGGATTTACTTAAAACATACGAACACATGAGTAGTCTTTTAAGTTGGTAACGGTAAGCGAGTGTCAAGATTGCCTGGTTCACTTTTTGAAATGCCCAAGTCGTTATCAAAAATTGTAATGGTTTAGGTACTATGTAATCGATGGTGAATGTCAGTATTTCCTGGTGCGCCATCAGAACTGCAATTAATCATTATCAGCACATGTTAGGTCTAAACTGATTGTAAACATTGTATAACTGACAGTGTATGTCAGTATTGCCTGGTTCACTGTCAGAATTGTATAAGTCATTGTTAGAACATATCAGTTTGCCGTTTTTGCCTGGTTCattgttaaaaaatgtatttaatcaaTACTATTGGTGCTTAAAATATTGAGTAAGTGACAGTGTATGTCGGTACAGCCTGATGCACTGTCAAAAATGACACGGGTTAAGTTTGACAATGTGTATGTGTCTTGTAACTGAACGTGAATGTCAGGCGTCTCCAGTTCAacaatctttattattattatttgttggttAGAACATGCCAAGATGTCCGTATTATGTAACTGATAGTGAACGTCAGTATTGCCTGGTTCACTGTCGGAATTGCTTTCTCGATTAGCGAGCTACAGTAGTGAAAGTCAGCATAGCCTGGTTCACGGTTATAACAAACAGTATTATGTAAAACGATGTACCTCATATAATAACAGTAACTGAACTTATCGGATAGTGTATAATTGCATTCTCGAGTAAATACAGTACTACCTCTTAGTTTAGTCATGATCAGAGACTTTGGATGGGCAGATGACATGTTTTCAAATTGAATATTTGTCATCTGTGCCAATATTTGTTACCCATCTTTGCTGCCATACAATGTATAGTCTGTATGTATGCAAACTTTATACTTGACAGTAGTATCAAACATACTGTCGAACTgtttgtcattaataaatgaccTTTACAACAATCATgttgttgtgtatttattttaacttgcaTGGTTAGCAGCAAACAAGCTGCAGTCTCTGTTCATCGGTTGGGCTTCCATAAATATTCTGTTTagtccaatattaaaattatttgagaAACATCCAGGTCACAGCACACGGGTAAAAAATTTATTGGACAgctatgacaatatatatatatatatttatatatacataactaCTAAAAATCAAATTGTTTATCATAGATatgatgggtaagttatagaataaataaCAATAGAAAGTGTGAATATGAACGTCTATTATTGAAAACTGAAATACTTATATTAAGAACCTTTAATTAATGCACTACAAAAATTGctaaataaaaccaaataaaaaaacccagtaatgAATAACTAATGTGCACACACATTGTGTAGAGTAATACTAATTATAAGATAAAATCACAAACAAAGAAAAGGATTTGAAAATCTTTACAAAGCATAACatttttcaatctaattaaaattagctacactattacatgtggatctaacaccagccagttggagctcatgtccaccaatcaaaaccttacttgcagaatcctgccagtgatttaaaactaacaacactgcgtagtccccaatgtccaggtaacatttcgtctgtaaataataatttaaatattgaccaatcacacttcgccttttataacgttatttgggagcatacaaattctaaaaatatcgggcgagtctattttaatggccgcagtacagcgaaccataccaatacgtacggggtgggttattagtcttcaattttacattaaaaattatttatttatttatatataaaaaaactaaatcagtctttagttttacattacaaaatataaaataaaacatgttttaaggcattcgtaattcacacgaaacatatataccctcaggataattcggaatgttttcaaattatttttaaatcactggcaggattctgcaagtaaggttttgattggtggagatgagctccaactggctggttttagatccacatgtaatagtggagctaattttaattagattgaacatTTTAGTAAAATCTACTAAATAAATAGTCACAATTTATGGACTATAGTAAAGTTAGCATAAAGGTTTTGGAATATGCTACATCCAACCCTTGTAATTTCCCACGGCAAATGGCAATGCCATGGAGATTGCCATGGAGTTTTTCATTGTCTGCAGGGCATTAGATTTTGTTTCCACTGcttggtttgttgttttttgtttttttgccgtggacgtttttcttaattgcaggggatGTACATCAATTAGAGACTACAGTTATTAGCTTAGTTACATACATTAATTGTTCTAAGAACAGTCATTAGTcgtaaaatacatttatctgcACGTCTTCCTTTATTTCCACACCACTGCCAGTTAGTTTATATGTGTTGTCCAACACAATTTGTCTGACTGTCGTCCTCGAGAACTGTACAATTACAGGGCGTTGATTCCTCACTTCATAGACTCCGAATCGAAAAGCAAAATCCAAGTGAGACTGTTTCAACCTCGAGTGTAGCTTTCGTAATAGGAATACAACATCGTTCCAAACATCGTTATCGATATCAACCAGACCAAATATCACCAGACAGTTTCCATCCTCAATTCGTTTCCCTGAGGAATTAAGATCTTTAAGGAATTTAAGGTATGCCTGGTTTACAACCTTCATCTTCTTATGTGCAGCCTCCATTTTGGAGAGTTTCTCTTTGAGAGTAGCTAACTCTTCCTTTCTGCGTTTTTCTTCGTTAGTAGCAAACTCGCGTCTCTTTAATTCTTCATCTCTGTCCGAATCTGTATTTTCGTTTAGCTGTCTTTTTCTTTCAGAAGACTCGCTATGCAGACCTACTCCCAAATCAGCACCAAATCCTTCACTATTATACCCAATTCCGCCTCCAACCACCACCGGTCCAGCTTGTGCCTTAAAGCTAATTCTATTCCAGGACAGTCCAatgccaaattttaaaaatccgaAGAAACTGACAGTTAGAGAGATCCCTGGTGGTTCTCCAGTTATCATTTCCGTTGAGTCCGAGTAGCTTGCGAcccttgttaaaaaaacaaacaaaacaaaacatgcagCTATGAATGTGTTCAGTTTCCGTGG
This window contains:
- the LOC121382639 gene encoding uncharacterized protein LOC121382639 codes for the protein MKAIFLAFLAVCAISRVASYSDSTEMITGEPPGISLTVSFFGFLKFGIGLSWNRISFKAQAGPVVVGGGIGYNSEGFGADLGVGLHSESSERKRQLNENTDSDRDEELKRREFATNEEKRRKEELATLKEKLSKMEAAHKKMKVVNQAYLKFLKDLNSSGKRIEDGNCLVIFGLVDIDNDVWNDVVFLLRKLHSRLKQSHLDFAFRFGVYEVRNQRPVIVQFSRTTVRQIVLDNTYKLTGSGVEIKEDVQINVFYD